Genomic segment of Drosophila simulans strain w501 chromosome 2R, Prin_Dsim_3.1, whole genome shotgun sequence:
GTACTTAAATTTTATGACATTCAAACTCTATTTCTATTAAGCCCTAGCTCCCTATTTGTGTGAATTTGCTCaatgaaatgtaaattatCTTCACAAGTTTCAAAGTAGAAGCatacaatatgtatatatagaaatatcaAACGTAATtgtttggccataaaatttatataccttaataaggtattaattatattatgtttttttatattaattaaccgtatgttttattaaaaataaaatacaaattaacgttacaaatttatttttatgtatggTATATTTGAAcgatatttatttacattgcGGGTCACCCTGTGTTGCGACTGCTTGAAATACTAGAAAAGAGTCAGTATTTTCATCACATCTTTAAAGACCTGTTCCCGCGAAGGTCACTCTGTTCTTCTTTCGTCGGCAACGTTGCGCAGAGCACGGCTACAGATTTGTTAAACGCGAATTTACCCCACAAAAACGCATTTAAAATGGCTTTCGGTGATGTGACCACCCCGCAGGGACTGAAGGAGCTGAACGCCTTCCTGGCCGACAACAGCTACATCAGCGGGTAAGCACGCGTCATTAAATGTGAGGTTATGTACGACCTCACCACGTAGGCAGATGTATTGATCGAAtaattttccacccatttctGTAGATATACTCCCAGCAAGGCCGATCTGTCCGTGTTCGATGCTCTGGGCAAGGCCCCCTCCGCCGACAATGTGAATGTGGCCCGCTGGTACCGCCACATCGCCTCCTTCGATGCCGCTGAGCGCGCCGCCTGGTCGGGCACTCCTCTGCCCCAGTTGGCCGGTGGAAAGCCCacggtggctgctgctgccaagcCCGCCgccgacgatgacgacgatgtGGATCTATTCGGATCCGACGatgaggaggacgaggaggccGAGCGCATCAAGCAGGAGCGAGTTGCCGCTTACGCCGCCAAGAAGTCCAAGAAACCCGCCCTCATTGCCAAGTCGTCGGTGCTCCTCGATGTCAAGCCCTGGGATGACGAGACCGACATGAAGGAGATGGAGAACAATGTCCGCACCATCGAAATGGACGGTCTGCTGTGGGGCGCCTCCAAACTGGTCCCTGTCGGCTATGGCATCAACAAGTTGCAGATCATGTGCGTCATCGAGGACGACAAGGTGTCCATCGATTTGCTGCAGGAGAAGATCGAGGAGTTCGAGGACTTCGTACAGTCTGTCGACATTGCTGCCTTCAACAAGATCTAAACATCTGAGATTCTTATATTAACAATAAACTTGAGCAAAGCGAACTAAGCAAATATAGTTGTCGTcttcatatttaaatgaaatatcaTAATTCAGATTGTAAAAACACATCAGTTATATTGAAATGATGATTGAGATACTTTAAATTTTCACCAAAAAGTATACTTTTCTAACCGGTAAAAATCCTAAATCTCTTAAGTTGGCTTGCCGGCTCTCTCAAGTTCTCAGCTTAAGTCTTCCGTTTTGAAGCTTTTGGCGAGCTTTTGTCAACAAAAAAGCGAAGCTCGTAGCACTTTCAGCTCAGTTGATCGGGCAGCTCGATAGAGTTCGGTTGTTTACAGATAGATAGTTGTGATACTGTTGAGCGacttttcaaat
This window contains:
- the LOC6734829 gene encoding probable elongation factor 1-beta, which codes for MAFGDVTTPQGLKELNAFLADNSYISGYTPSKADLSVFDALGKAPSADNVNVARWYRHIASFDAAERAAWSGTPLPQLAGGKPTVAAAAKPAADDDDDVDLFGSDDEEDEEAERIKQERVAAYAAKKSKKPALIAKSSVLLDVKPWDDETDMKEMENNVRTIEMDGLLWGASKLVPVGYGINKLQIMCVIEDDKVSIDLLQEKIEEFEDFVQSVDIAAFNKI